A window of Pomacea canaliculata isolate SZHN2017 linkage group LG3, ASM307304v1, whole genome shotgun sequence contains these coding sequences:
- the LOC112560781 gene encoding elastin-like encodes MAGDLLYGGLADPLLGNGIGIGLAGPVLGAGPVIGSGIVGPVVGKGIGIGVGPYYGRRAALGVAAGPIYGKGIGVPVIGSGIGYGLPAASIASIAPAAVSPIIGKSIGIGPVYGRGIALGAAPVLSKGVGLLGAPIIGDGLAADAGLIAPAYGLGAAGLLGKY; translated from the coding sequence ATGGCTGGTGATCTGCTGTACGGCGGCTTGGCAGACCCTCTCCTTGGCAATGGCATTGGCATTGGCCTCGCTGGTCCTGTCCTCGGCGCTGGACCTGTCATCGGTAGCGGCATCGTTGGTCCAGTCGTCGGCAAGGGCATTGGCATTGGTGTTGGTCCTTACTACGGAAGGCGCGCCGCCCTCGGCGTGGCCGCTGGTCCTATCTACGGAAAGGGCATCGGTGTCCCAGTCATCGGCAGTGGCATTGGCTATGGTCTGCCCGCTGCTTCCATTGCTTCAATTGCTCCTGCTGCCGTGTCTCCCATCATCGGCAAGAGCATTGGCATCGGCCCTGTCTACGGAAGGGGTATCGCCCTCGGCGCTGCTCCTGTCTTGAGCAAGGGCGTTGGACTTCTGGGTGCTCCCATCATTGGTGATGGTCTTGCAGCCGATGCCGGCCTCATTGCACCTGCCTATGGTCTTGGCGCTGCTGGCCTTCTCGGAAAGTACTAA
- the LOC112560782 gene encoding uncharacterized protein LOC112560782 — protein sequence MALLLVFASLVASAMAGDLLYGGLADPVLGNGIGIGLAGPVIGAGPVIGAGPVIGSGIVGPVVGKGIGIGVNPVYRRRVALGIPVGPYYGKSIGVPVIGNGIGYGLPAASIASIAPIAPVAAVSPSSARALASALSTEGVSPSALLLS from the exons ATG GCTCTTTTGTTGGTGTTCGCATCCCTCGTGGCCAGCGCCATGGCTGGTGATCTGCTGTACGGAGGCTTGGCAGACCCTGTCCTTGGCAATGGCATTGGCATTGGCCTCGCTGGTCCTGTCATCGGCGCTGGACCTGTCATCGGCGCTGGGCCTGTCATCGGTAGCGGCATCGTTGGTCCAGTCGTCGGCAAGGGCATTGGCATTGGCGTCAACCCTGTCTACCGTAGGAGAGTCGCCCTCGGCATTCCCGTTGGTCCTTACTACGGAAAGAGCATCGGTGTCCCAGTCATCGGCAATGGCATTGGCTACGGTCTGCCCGCTGCTTCCATTGCTTCCATTGCTCCAATTGCTCCTGTTGCTGCCGTGTCTCCATCATCGGCAAGAGCATTGGCATCGGCCCTGTCTACGGAAGGGGTATCGCCCTCGGCGCTGCTCCTGTCTTGA